DNA from Rubripirellula lacrimiformis:
CAAACTTCGGTTGTGCCGTCATCGGCATCGGCTGCACGCCGGAAGAATTGCCGTGTGGATTTGGGGTCGGTTGTGGAGGTCGAATCGACATCGACCCAGGCACCACGCTGCAGCACCAGTGGCAGGACATCGGGGTCAAGCAGGTATTGATCAGACGTGATGACGCGTAGTCGATCATCGCTGCCGGTCGCTCCCAATTCGACGCGATCATCCACGATTCCGTTCGCTCCATCGTCCACCTCTGCGATGCCGGGCAATCCATCGGCGCCCGCATCGACTCCGACGTAAGCACTGGCATCGAAACGCTGCGTCCGCACCAACTGTTCATTCCCCTGCGGGGCGATCGCCACTGGCAACGCCACCCAACGCCCCAGTGCCAGCAGGCCCAGCAGCAACACGGCGGCCGCTTTGACTACCGCCGCCGAAGTATCGTTCGGATGATCAGCCGGTCGGTTCATCATTCCAGCGATTCAACAACGGTGAACTGTGCGATTTCTTCGCTGGACGGATCCAACACTCGCATCGTCACGCTAATCGCTTGCAGTCGACGCGGGAACGGTGCCGATGTCTCGGGTTCACTAGGCACAAAACGGCCCGTATCCACCTGCAACACATTCTTAACACCGGTTGGCAACCGAGGAACGGGCGCTGTGGCACTCGTACCTGGATCGCTTAGCACCCAGGTCGTGCCGACCAGGTTTGCACCGGACAATTGCCCTGCCGGTGTTTGGCTTTGATCGAATCCATCCGATTCATAACCGTCGGTCCAGGTGTCGTAGGTTGGCTGAAAGAAACAGATATTTCCGAACGCGTCAAAGTGGACCAATTTCCCACTGCGTTTCATGGGGCTTAGCCCATCCGTCGCGGTCGGTTGCACCATCGGAAGCAGCGAAAAATCGGATTGCATGAACAGATTGAAGTTCGTTTGGATGCGAGGGACCGGGGCGACCGTGGTGCTAGGCCGCGGCGTTGCCACTTCGCCCGTTTCCACGGACTGAGCCATCCGTTGTCCCAGCGGTGTTCCCGCCAGGAACGGAAAGCCAAGATCGACGAAAGCCCCGCGGCTTCCCAAACTGACAAAGTCGTAACCAAAGGTGCCGGCCACCTGTGGATGCAAAATTTCTTGGCCGATCACGTCGTAGATCGCCATGTCAGAAACTTCGACAAGCAAATCATCGCTGCCGGCTGCCCCCAATTCCGATCGTGCGGAACCCCCGACAGTCACTGTTTCGTCGGCAGTGCCGGTTCCGTCATCGTCAACGCCGGACTTTCCCGGATCTCCGTCGGGGCCGCCGGTAATGAACACAGGAGCGCTCTCGTCAAAGACACGGATGTCGTAGGACAGCACGTTGCTGACGAAGACGTCTTCACCCGTTCGATCCCAGCGAGGGTCTTCGAACGCAGCGCCCGCGGGCAGGTACCCACGTTCCCAATGGTCCCCCTGGCTGGTTCCAGGTTGATTGGCATCGCCCAAGGCAAAGTGCGGCAGCAGCCATCCGTTGAACAGTCCGCTAAGCGAATCATCCCCCGTCGTGGGCGTCCCGGCGGTGTTGCGAGTGCGGGCGCTGGTCTGGCCCAGCGGAAACCAACTGGGGGCGGTCGCAGAGGCGGGAATGGATCGCGGATCGGCGGTCCCTTGCCAATTCAACAACACATCGTTCCAGCCCAATGCCAATAGCGGCATCGAAGTTGCTAGATCGCCGCTGGTAAAGTCGCCACGTCCAAAGTATCGACCTGGGTATCGCACGTGCGCAAATCGGTTATGAGGCTGGACCAAGTCGGTCATCGAGTTGGCGGCGACGTAACCGGTCGGTTCGCCCGTTTCGGGATGAATCACACGTCGCAAAGACAGATCATAGAAATGGTGCAGCGGCGTCATCCCGACCAACCAATTGCTGTTCAGCATCTGCGCGTTGTTGGTGGCGCTGGTGGGAACGGCATAGTTGGGGTACAGGGGCGATTCGGGAGCATTCACAACGCCGATCGGATACACCTGGCGAAGCGCCGGCGGAACGAACGATGGCGATACATTGTCGTCTTGAGGGCGAAGGACCGCGGTATCAAATGGCTTGCTTCCGGGGATGGTCCGAACCCGGTTCAGGTCGGGACGGATCAGCAACGTTCGCTGATGCAAAACAATGCGGTCGGGAACCAAATCGTTGTTGCTGTCCTTGTACAGCGGCATCCCGGATGGATGGGCAGCAATGTTGATCAAATTCGTTGCCGGATCCACATCCCAAACGGGCGACGCCCAGATGATGATTTCGGCAAACTTCGACCGGATCACTCGCGGTTCCATTTCGTCGGTAGCCGCGTCGTCGACCAAGTAGGCGGGTACCTTTCCGGTGAACCACTGGTCCCCGCTCGCTTCGGCCGTGAACGCAAGGTAGTCGTCAAAGTCGCCGATCCGCGCGTGTTTGCGGTACGTCGCGCCCTTTTCGATATCCGGATCGTAGAAGTCGGTGACCGAATCCCCATCGGTGTCGGTCGTGTCACTTTGGAAGATCACGGTTCCATCGGAGCGAGTCCGAGTGGCCTCGGCACCAAACAGTCCCATCGTATGTTCGGTCATCGGTCCTTCGTAGTACATGAAGTACCCCAGACCGGCTTCGGTCTTCAGCGGCGGATTGGCGATGGCGGTTCGCGCCCCCAGATCCGTGCGAAGTCGGAAACTGGCACCTCGCAGCTTGCTGCTAAGCGAAACCTGGCTGCGTCCTTCCTTGATCGACTTTCCGATGACGCCAAACGACTTCGCCAGTGCCGCCATCAGCAGCATCGTGATGGTCATCGCGATCAGCAATTCGACCAGCGAGAACGCCAGCGAAGCGGCGCGTCGGAAGCCCCGAAAGCGGTCGGTGGAAGTTGGTAAATCAATCATGACAGTTTTTTGATGAGATAGTTTCATGAGACGGCTTCGCATTTCGATTGCGTCAGCCCTGCATATCGTTTGCGAAAGATCAATTCAGCTTTCGCGACATCAGGACCGTTTCCATCGCGTTATGCCATTCGCCCGGTTCGTACATTACCGGCACGCTACGGTCGATGATATGGAACGATCGCAGTCGACGGCTTTCGCCAAGGTCGCTGCCCAATTCGTCACCGACCGACAATGTCGAACTGTCCACCTTGAACAATCCCACCGTGATCCAAACCGCGAACGCGTTGGATTGGTCGGCAGCCAAGTTGTTCAGCCGCGTGATCGGCAACTGTTGATGCGCAACACTGCGGTCATTGAATGCATCGTTGATCGTCGCACCACCAGATGGCCGTGAAAACAGCGGTTGGCCGGTGAAGGTGCCGGTGGTTCCCCCGGGACGCATCGTCGTCCGATCCAAAGGCCGCACTCGGTCCGTTGCCAGCGGCGCCAAATCCGACGAATTCGAAGGACGAAACGCGCCGGTGAACTGCGTCGGTCTGGTTGGATCAAAGTGATTGACGCTCGCCGGCACACCATATTGGCGAATCGCTTCCTGCGCCGCGGTGCCCGGCAATGCGTACCCACGTCGACTATCGACAAACGCGTCAAAGAAGGCTCCTTCGGCCGCGTCAGCCGAATTCGAAATTCCTTCCATCAACGCTCGATACACGCTGGGGCTCTTGATCGTGTTGAGGTTGATCTTGCCTTGACGGAACTGCGGCTGACGAATATTCAGCGGTGCTCGAAACGCTTCGATCGTGAAACGGTTCAACCAGAACGACGCGTTGGTCGTTCCCACCCCCCAAGTATCCGGATTGCCCGTCACGTTGGTCCCGAAGACTTGGTAATTGATCGAATTGCCAAACGTCGATGCAAAGTGTTGGTTAGGGGCCGGTCCCGATGCAGCCGTTGCGAATTGCAGAATGTCTGTATTGGTCGACAAGAAATCGTTCTCGAAGTCAAACGGTGCCTGCACATCGACAAAATCCAAGATTCGATAGATGTTCGGCGATGTTGTGAAGTCCGCGACGTTCGTGCTAAGCGGGTTCCACAGGTGCGGGAACATGCGATTGTGTTGCTGACGTTCGCCCGCACCGATGGGCGTTCCATCGCCGACGTAAACGTCACCGGCGGTGAAATCAGTATCCAACGTCGACGTGCCAAAGCCGGCTACGAATCCAGCATTCGACGTGGTTGGAACCCACATCAATTCAGCGGGCGAAACATACGGACGGTTCAACCAGCTAACCGTCGACAACCAGTTGCTGTACGGCGTCCCTGCATACAACTGGTCCGTCGATCCGGTGGTTCGCCATCGTGGACCGTAGGATGCGTTGGCATACCCCAGCGTGGACGAGTGGACCGAACGGTTCGGATTGGCGTCACGATCTCCGCCCGGCGCGTCCGGGTTGACGTTGTTCTGAAGGTTCAGCGTGTAATCAAAGTACGGAATGTGACCACCCAAGACCGTTGTCTTGGCCGTGATGGGCGGCGCGTACGTGTTGACACTGTGCGACAAGCTTTCGGTGACCGCGTCGGCGGCACCCTTGAAGATCGTTTTGCCCGTCTTGTAACGCGTCGCAAACGCTTCTTCGAGTCCGTTGCCGAATGGGTCCGGGTCGTTATCGTCAACCCATTCCATCGCTGGACCGGATTGGGTGTTCTGTTCCGAACCATTGAACACGGTCAAATCGATCGTGATGTAATCGATGCTGATGTAGGGGTTCAGAAACTCGTCGTGCGGTTCGGTTGGATCGGCCAAACGTTGCAAGTAAGCCGTCTTGAACCGCTCGCGTGTTCCCGTCGCCAACGCCGTACCGCCAAACACCTTGGCCAGTTCGGCATAGGCGCGTCCGTCGAACGGTTGGTCCGGAAAATTGCCTGTCGACGCGTCGTAGTCGTAATACGAATCGAACGGGAAATCGGCCTTCAACCGCCGCGTTGGCGTGGGGTAGTAGCGATTAGTTCCCACCGGCACCGGATAGGGCAGCGGCTCGGAAACATTCAAACCGATCCCCTGAGTCGTTCCAACCACAGGAGCCCCCGTGAACCCGGTCGGCACGTTGGCCGCGGCGATGATCCCAACGGGGTTACGGATCGTTGCACCTGCGGCACCCGCCGCCGGAGTCGGTGTCGCTCGCAATCCAGAGAACAGACTGTGCGAAAACGAATTGGGCAACAGCAAGAAACGCTGTGGCGATTCATATTCGGTGTATGGAACAAGCGGTTCGTCGGTGGTTCCGTCGTGAGTGATCCCCGAACCACTGTGTTGATTCAGGGCACCGACGGCCGTCACGCTACGCGGGCCAATGACCGCGTACTGTCCGCTGCGAATGTGCACCTCGGTCCGGTTCAGTGGATCGGTGATCTGAAACGGATAGTCGGCGGTCGCAAAACGGTTGTAGAAAATCTTCTCGATGTTCTGACTGTCCGCTGGTGCGAAGTCGACAAACCCGTCATCGGCACTGAAGTCCCCGTAGGCTTGGCCGCGGATCGTCGTGCCCGTCGTGCTGCCATCACGTTGAAATCCGTTGTCCGGGTTTTCGTTCGTGAACCAAACCACTCGGTCGACCTGATCGGTCAATGGAATCGAAGGGCCGAAGAAGTCTGGACGATTGGGTTGAAGTGTCGCAGCAATGCGGTTGCCCGGTGACGTGAACGGCAAGCGTCCTTCGGCGTCCACCGGTTGCAGCATCTCGTCGCCCGACAAGGTTGGGTCACCACCTTCGTGCGCCGGGGTGACTGCGATACGCCAAATCGGGTTTCGGTCCGGCGCGATCTTGGCTAGATCCAACATCGGTTCAAGCGAATTGATCGTTCGCGGGGTTCCCGTGTCGGGGTTGGTGCCCGTTCGCGATCCGATTTGAACGTTGTTGTACAGTTCCGGAGGCCGCCCCATGGCCATTGCGGTCGCGT
Protein-coding regions in this window:
- a CDS encoding PilW family protein gives rise to the protein MIDLPTSTDRFRGFRRAASLAFSLVELLIAMTITMLLMAALAKSFGVIGKSIKEGRSQVSLSSKLRGASFRLRTDLGARTAIANPPLKTEAGLGYFMYYEGPMTEHTMGLFGAEATRTRSDGTVIFQSDTTDTDGDSVTDFYDPDIEKGATYRKHARIGDFDDYLAFTAEASGDQWFTGKVPAYLVDDAATDEMEPRVIRSKFAEIIIWASPVWDVDPATNLINIAAHPSGMPLYKDSNNDLVPDRIVLHQRTLLIRPDLNRVRTIPGSKPFDTAVLRPQDDNVSPSFVPPALRQVYPIGVVNAPESPLYPNYAVPTSATNNAQMLNSNWLVGMTPLHHFYDLSLRRVIHPETGEPTGYVAANSMTDLVQPHNRFAHVRYPGRYFGRGDFTSGDLATSMPLLALGWNDVLLNWQGTADPRSIPASATAPSWFPLGQTSARTRNTAGTPTTGDDSLSGLFNGWLLPHFALGDANQPGTSQGDHWERGYLPAGAAFEDPRWDRTGEDVFVSNVLSYDIRVFDESAPVFITGGPDGDPGKSGVDDDGTGTADETVTVGGSARSELGAAGSDDLLVEVSDMAIYDVIGQEILHPQVAGTFGYDFVSLGSRGAFVDLGFPFLAGTPLGQRMAQSVETGEVATPRPSTTVAPVPRIQTNFNLFMQSDFSLLPMVQPTATDGLSPMKRSGKLVHFDAFGNICFFQPTYDTWTDGYESDGFDQSQTPAGQLSGANLVGTTWVLSDPGTSATAPVPRLPTGVKNVLQVDTGRFVPSEPETSAPFPRRLQAISVTMRVLDPSSEEIAQFTVVESLE